In Enoplosus armatus isolate fEnoArm2 chromosome 2, fEnoArm2.hap1, whole genome shotgun sequence, one DNA window encodes the following:
- the esf1 gene encoding ESF1 homolog: protein MSSKKNQGGDERFLRVQKDPRFWEMPERERKVKIDKRFQSMFHDKRFKVKYTVDKRGRPINHTSTEDLKRFYKLSDSEDEGDEDVKSKKAAEGKKKKKVKEKLVKADGEVVQSRDSKAKAEQPERGVTVVEEDEEDDDEKLQIAEEDDVDVGDSVTDGSEEDEDEDDDDDDDGDNAEEESDVASGSEEEEESGLDSEEDSDSEPDLARGKGNIESSSDEDDDEVDAILRKEEEEIEHDWGELCKDAPRGDEVSARLAVCNMDWDRMKAKDLLALLNSFTPKGGAVLSVKVYPSEFGKERLTAEETHGPLELRALPDDSDDDTEEERVYREKMRDYQFKRLKYFYAVAECDSTDTAAKIYEECDGYEYESSCSVLDLRFIPDDIKFDEEPKDVATDVNLSAYTPKLFTSSATTTSKVQLTWDETDHERVTALNKNFNKNELLDMDFNAYLASSSEEEEGGGEEEGGGGGGIEFGELENDEDPAGAERTEEPVVEEEKKKKKKNSEEQISKYRELLKGIQDKEKKLQGDKDMEMEITWVPGLKETTEQLVKKKLEGKDKLTPWEEFLEKKKEKKKQKKSQRKQGADDEELSEDELPPDVDLSDPFFAEELAATDMKKKQKGKKKKKQQQEEEERTAEEEEELEKQKAEMALLMEDDGADAKHKHFNYDKIVEQQNLSKKKRKKLLKKGEESLQDDDFQVDVKDPRFQAMFTSHLFNLDPSHPSYKKTKATQSILTEKQRRREEEEQRRMEGTLGAQEVTPTQGEAADGKQEVAASKKSMDPSLSLLVKSIKSKTEQFQARKKQKLM from the exons ATGTCGTCCAAAAAGAACCAGGGCGGTGATGAGCGCTTCCTCCGGGTGCAGAAGGACCCCAGATTCTGGGAAATGCCGGAGAGAGAACGCAAAGTCAAGATCGACAAGCGGTTCCAGTCCATGTTTCACGACAAGCGCTTCAAGGTGAAGTACACGGTGGACAAACGGGGCCGTCCCATCAACCACACCTCCACTGAGGACCTGAAGCGCTTCTACAAACTCTCCGACTCGGAGGACGAAGGTGATGAGGATGTAAAGAGCAAGAAGGCGGCAGAgggcaagaaaaagaagaaagtgaagGAGAAGCTGGTGAAGGCCGATGGAGAGGTGGTGCAGAGCAGAGACAGTAAAGCTAAAGCAGAGCAGCCTGAACGAGGCGTCACAGTTGTTGAGGAGG atgaggaagatgatgatgagaagCTGCAAATTGCAGAGGAGGATGACGTTGACGTGGGAGACAGTGTCACAGACGGCAGTGAGGAGGACGAAgatgaagacgatgatgatgatgatgatggcgacAACGCAGAAGAGGAGAGTGATGTGGCGAGCGGatcagaagaagaggaggagtccGGTCTGGATTCGGAGGAGGACAGTGACAGCGAGCCGGATCTGGCCAGAGGGAAGGGAAACATAGAGTCCAGCTCAGATGAAGACGACGATGAGGTGGACGCCATcctgaggaaagaggaagaggagatcgAACACGACTGGGGAGAGCTGTGCAAAGACGCTCCACGAGGCGACGAG gTTTCTGCCCGACTGGCCGTCTGCAACATGGACTGGGACCGGATGAAAGCCAAAGACCTGCTGGCTCTGTTGAACTCCTTCACACCTAAAGGAGGAGCCGTGCTGTCTGTCAAG GTCTACCCATCAGAGTTTGGGAAGGAGCGTTTGACGGCTGAGGAGACCCATGGACCGCTGGAGCTGAGAGCTCTGCCGGACGACTCAGACGACGACACCGAGGAggagag gGTTTACAGAGAGAAGATGCGTGACTACCAGTTCAAGCGGCTGAAGTATTTCTACGCTGTAGCGGAGTGTGACTCAACCGACACCGCCGCCAAAATCTACGAGGAGTGTGACGGCTACGAGTATGAGAGCAGCTGCTCCGTCCTGGACCTCCG GTTTATTCCTGATGATATCAAGTTTGACGAGGAGCCCAAAGACGTGGCGACGGACGTGAACCTCTCGGCCTACACGCCCAAACTGTTCACCTCGTCTGCCACCACAACGTCAAAG GTTCAGCTGACGTGGGATGAGACGGACCACGAGCGCGTCACCGCCCTGAACAAGAATTTCAACAAGAACGAGCTGCTGGACATGGACTTCAACGCCTACCTGGCCTCCTccagcgaagaagaagaaggaggaggagaagaagaaggaggaggaggaggggggatcGAGTTTGGAGAGCTGGAGAATGATGAAGACCCAGCAGGAG cCGAACGGACAGAAGAGCCTGtcgtggaggaagagaagaagaagaagaagaagaacagtgaGGAGCAGATCTCCAAGTACAGAGAGCTGCTTAAAGGCATCCAGGACAAAGAGAAGAAGCTGCAGGGAGACAAAGACATGGAGATGGAGATCACCTGGGTTCCAG GACTGAAGGAGACGACGGAGCAGCTGgtgaagaagaagctggagggGAAGGACAAGCTGACGCCCTGGGAGGAGTTcttggagaagaagaaagagaagaagaagcagaagaaatcTCAAAGGAAACAG GGAGCAGATGACGAGGAGCTCAGCGAGGACGAGCTTCCTCCAGACGTCGATCTCAGTGACCCTTTCTTCGCAGAGGAGCTCGCTGCTACAG acatgaagaagaaacagaaggggaagaagaagaagaagcagcagcaggaggaagaggagcggacagctgaggaggaagaggagctggagaaacaAAAG gcggAGATGGCTCTGCTGATGGAGGACGATGGCGCCGacgccaaacacaaacacttcaacTACGACAAGATCGTGGAGCAGCAGAACCtgagcaagaagaagaggaagaagctgctGAAGAAGGGCGAGGAGTCGCTGCAGGACGACGACTTCCAG GTGGATGTTAAAGACCCTCGTTTCCAGGCCATGTTCACCTCCCACCTGTTCAACCTGGACCCCTCCCACCCGAGCTACAAGAAGACTAAAGCCACGCAGAGCATCCTGACTGAGAAGCAGCGcagacgagaggaggaggagcagcggcGGATGGAGGGTACACTCGGCGCTCAGGAGGTCACGCCCACACAGGGGGAGGCCGCTGACggtaaacaggaagtggccGCCTCGAAGAAGTCCATGGACCCCAGTCTGTCTCTGCTCGTCAAGTCGATTAAAAGCAAAACGGAGCAGTTTCAGGCTCGCAAGAAACAGAAGCTCATGTAG
- the LOC139299664 gene encoding E3 ubiquitin-protein ligase TRIM21-like, translating into MAAANYLLSEEQFLCSICLDVFTDPVSAPCGHNFCKNCITVHWDTNDQYLCPMCKEVFITRPELRVNTFISEMVAQFRQSAQQKASSSSSERQASKPGEVPCDACTGTKLKALKSCLDCLVSYCETHLEPHLTASRLKRHQLIDPVENLEGRMCTKHDKPLELFCKTDQTCVCMLCPVLDHKMHEFVPLKEECEGKKAELGKTEAEIQQMIQKRRLKVQEIEHLVDLSKEGADREIAEGVQVFTSLKESVERGQAELIDTIKEKQKTTEQQAEAFIKELEQEISELMKRRTEVEQLSHSEDHLHLLQSIQSLNIHHPPPTKDWTEVSVPPPSYEGTVVRAVSQLEETLSKEMKKLLEAELKRVQQYAEDVTLDPDTAHPELILSDEDKRVKHGDVTKTLPNNPERFSHCACVLGKQSFSSGRFYYEVQVTGKTKWTLGVARESINRKGLITLRPEDGFWSIWLRNGNKYKALDGPPVRLSLKSRPQKVGVFVDYEDGLVSFYDVDAAALIYSFTGCSFTEKLFPYFSPWLNDGGKNSAPLIISPVRVN; encoded by the coding sequence ATGGCTGCTGCAAACTATCTGCTGTCTGAGGAGCAGTTTCTGTGCTCCATCTGTCTGGATGTGTTCACTGATCCTGTCAGCGCACCATGTGGACACAACTTCTGCAAAAACTGCATCACTGTACACTGGGATACTAACGACCAGTACCTGTGTCCCATGTGTAAAGAGGTTTTTATCACAAGACCTGAGCTGCGGGTCAACACTTTCATCTCTGAGATGGTCGCTCAGTTCAGACAGTCAGCTCAACagaaagccagcagcagcagctcagagcgaCAAGCGTCCAAACCAGGAGAAGTTCCCTGTGACGCCTGCACTGGAACCAAACTGAAGGCCCTGAAGTCCTGCCTGGACTGTCTGGTCTCCTACTGTGAGACTCACCTGGAGCCTCATCTGACGGCTTCACGCCTGAAAAGACATCAGCTGATCGACCCTGTGGAGAACCTGGAAGGCAGGATGTGTACGAAGCACGATAAACCTCTGGAGCTGTTCTGTAAGACCGACCAGACGTGTGTCTGCATGCTCTGCCCTGTTTTAGACCACAAGATGCATGAGTTTGTTCCTCTGAAGGAAGAATGTGAAGGAAAGAAGGCCGAGCTGGGGAAGACAGAGGCTGAAATTCAGCAGATGATCCAGAAGAGACGACTGAAGGTTCAGGAGATCGAACACTTGGTTGACCTCAGTAAGGAAGgcgcagacagagagatagcaGAAGGTGTTCAGGTCTTCACTTCTCTGAAGGAGTCTGTTGAGAGAGGCCAGGCCGAACTCATCGACACGatcaaagagaagcagaaaactACTGAACAACAGGCCGAAGCTTTCATCAAAGAGCTGGAACAGGAAATCTCTGAGCTGATGAAGAGAAGGACTGAGgtggagcagctctcacacTCTGAAGACCACCTCCATCTTCTCCAGAGTATCCAATCCCTAAACATccaccacccaccacccacCAAGGACTGGACAGAGGTCAGCGTCCCTCCACCATCATATGAGGGGACTGTGGTGAGAGCTGTGtctcagctggaggagacacTCAGTAAAGAGATGAAGAAGCTGCTTGAAGCAGAGCTGAAGAGGGTCCAGCAGTATGCAGAGGATGTGACTCTTGATCCTGATACAGCACATCCTGAACTCATCCTGTCTGATGAAGACAAACGAGTGAAACATGGTGATGTTACGAAGACGCTTCCGAACAACCCAGAGAGATTTTCTCATTGTGCCTGTGTTTTAGGAAAGCAGAGTTTCTCTTCAGGCAGGTTTTACTACGAGGTTCAAGTTACAGGAAAGACTAAATGGACTTTAGGAGTGGCCAGAGAGTCGATCAACAGGAAGGGACTAATCACACTGAGGCCTGAGGATGGTTTCTGGTCTATATGGCTGAGAAATGGAAATAAGTACAAAGCTCTTGATGGCCCTCcagtccgtctctctctgaagTCTCGGCCTCAGAAGGTGGGGGTGTTTGTGGATTACGAGGACGGTCTTGTCTCCTTTTATGACGTAGATGCTGCAGCTCTTATCTACTCCTTTACTGGCTGCTCCTTCACTGAGAAACTCTTCCCATACTTCAGTCCGTGGCTGAATGATGGAGGTAAAAACTCCGCCCCTCTCATCATCTCTCCTGTCAGAGTAAACTAA
- the acaa1 gene encoding 3-ketoacyl-CoA thiolase, peroxisomal isoform X2 has translation MHRLKIISGHLSPSGPSGHRRDLWRTECRSAAGRSSPEDVVVVHGLRTAIGKAKRGAFKDTTPDELLSAVMTAVLTDVGLSPEKLGDVCVGNVLQPGAGALMARVAHFLSGFPESVPVYTVNRQCSSGLQALFNIAGAIRSGSIELGLACGITSDNVAERFGVSREKQDAFALSSQQKAARAQSSGLFQQEIVPVTTRLVDDEGTEREVTVAKDDGIRAGTTLAGLGKLRAAFKPDGSTTAGLTVADIDVFEINEAFASQAVYCVEKLGIPLEKVNPNGGAIALGHPLGCTGARQVVTLLNELRRRGRRAYGVVSMCIGTGMGAAAVFEYPGP, from the exons ATGCACAGATTAAAGATCATTTCGGGCCACTTGTCTCCCTCCGGTCCTTCTGGACACAGGCGGGATTTATGGAGGACAGAGTGCCGATCAGCAGCTGGGCGCAGCAGTCCGGAGGACGTGGTGGTGGTTCATGGACTCAGGACCGCTATCGGGAAAGCTAAGAGAGGAGCGTTTAAG GACACGACGCCTGACGAGCTGCTGAGTGCAGTGATGACAGCTGTGCTGACAGATGTTGGACTGTCACCTGAAAAGCTGGGAGACGTTTGTGTTG gtAACGTGCTGCAGCCGGGGGCCGGAGCTCTGATGGCCAGAGTGGCTCACTTCCTCAG CGGGTTTCCAGAGAGCGTGCCCGTCTACACCGTCAACAGACAGTGCTCCTCTGGACTGCAGGCTCTGTTTAACATAGCAG GAGCCATCAGGAGCGGATCCATTGAGCTGGGCCTCGCATGTGG CATCACCTCAGACAACGTCGCAGAGAGGTTCGGGGTCTCCAGAGAAAAGCAGGACGCCTtcgctctcagctctcagcaaAA AGCAGCCCGGGCGCAGAGCTCGGGCCTGTTCCAGCAGGAGATCGTTCCCGTCACCACCAGGCTGGTGGACGACGAGGGAACGGAGCGCGAGGTGACGGTCGCTAAGGACGACGGGATCAGAGCGGGAACGACTCTGGCAGGACTCGGTAAACTCCGGGCGGCCTTCAAACCCGACGGCAGCACGACAGCAG GACTGACTGTGGCCGACATCGACGTGTTTGAAATCAACGAGGCCTTTGCCAGTCAG gcgGTGTACTGCGTGGAGAAGCTGGGAATCCCGTTGGAGAAGGTGAATCCTAACGGAGGGGCCATCGCTCTGGGTCACCCTCTGGGCTGCACCGGAGCCCGACAGGTGGTGACGCTGCTCAACGAGCTGCGACGCAGAGGAAGGAG GGCGTATGGCGTCGTGTCCATGTGTATCGGGACTGGGatgggagctgctgctgtgtttgaatACCCCGGACCATAA
- the acaa1 gene encoding 3-ketoacyl-CoA thiolase, peroxisomal isoform X1 has product MHRLKIISGHLSPSGPSGHRRDLWRTECRSAAGRSSPEDVVVVHGLRTAIGKAKRGAFKDTTPDELLSAVMTAVLTDVGLSPEKLGDVCVGNVLQPGAGALMARVAHFLSGFPESVPVYTVNRQCSSGLQALFNIAGAIRSGSIELGLACGVESMSLRSIGNPGDLSSRLTDNDKARDCIIPMGITSDNVAERFGVSREKQDAFALSSQQKAARAQSSGLFQQEIVPVTTRLVDDEGTEREVTVAKDDGIRAGTTLAGLGKLRAAFKPDGSTTAGNSSQVSDGAAAVLIGRRSAVEALGLPVLGVLRASAVVGVPPDVMGIGPAFAIPAALEQAGLTVADIDVFEINEAFASQAVYCVEKLGIPLEKVNPNGGAIALGHPLGCTGARQVVTLLNELRRRGRRAYGVVSMCIGTGMGAAAVFEYPGP; this is encoded by the exons ATGCACAGATTAAAGATCATTTCGGGCCACTTGTCTCCCTCCGGTCCTTCTGGACACAGGCGGGATTTATGGAGGACAGAGTGCCGATCAGCAGCTGGGCGCAGCAGTCCGGAGGACGTGGTGGTGGTTCATGGACTCAGGACCGCTATCGGGAAAGCTAAGAGAGGAGCGTTTAAG GACACGACGCCTGACGAGCTGCTGAGTGCAGTGATGACAGCTGTGCTGACAGATGTTGGACTGTCACCTGAAAAGCTGGGAGACGTTTGTGTTG gtAACGTGCTGCAGCCGGGGGCCGGAGCTCTGATGGCCAGAGTGGCTCACTTCCTCAG CGGGTTTCCAGAGAGCGTGCCCGTCTACACCGTCAACAGACAGTGCTCCTCTGGACTGCAGGCTCTGTTTAACATAGCAG GAGCCATCAGGAGCGGATCCATTGAGCTGGGCCTCGCATGTGG tgtggagaGCATGTCTCTCCGTTCAATAGGTAATCCAGGAGATTTGAGCTCCAGGCTGACGGACAACGACAAGGCCAGAGACTGCATCATCCCGATGGG CATCACCTCAGACAACGTCGCAGAGAGGTTCGGGGTCTCCAGAGAAAAGCAGGACGCCTtcgctctcagctctcagcaaAA AGCAGCCCGGGCGCAGAGCTCGGGCCTGTTCCAGCAGGAGATCGTTCCCGTCACCACCAGGCTGGTGGACGACGAGGGAACGGAGCGCGAGGTGACGGTCGCTAAGGACGACGGGATCAGAGCGGGAACGACTCTGGCAGGACTCGGTAAACTCCGGGCGGCCTTCAAACCCGACGGCAGCACGACAGCAG GTAACTCCAGCCAGGTGAGCGACGGAGCAGCGGCTGTGCTGATTGGTCGCAGGTCTGCAGTCGAGGCTCTGGGTCTGCCGGTCCTGGGAGTCCTGAGGGCCAGTGCAGTCGTGGGGGTCCCTCCTGATGTTATGGGTATTGGACCAGCGTTCGCCATCCCTGCAGCTCTGGAGCAGGCTG GACTGACTGTGGCCGACATCGACGTGTTTGAAATCAACGAGGCCTTTGCCAGTCAG gcgGTGTACTGCGTGGAGAAGCTGGGAATCCCGTTGGAGAAGGTGAATCCTAACGGAGGGGCCATCGCTCTGGGTCACCCTCTGGGCTGCACCGGAGCCCGACAGGTGGTGACGCTGCTCAACGAGCTGCGACGCAGAGGAAGGAG GGCGTATGGCGTCGTGTCCATGTGTATCGGGACTGGGatgggagctgctgctgtgtttgaatACCCCGGACCATAA
- the btbd3a gene encoding BTB/POZ domain-containing protein 3a has protein sequence MAAELFPTKKLVPSASASSTTSIQQYQQQNLTNNNTTSAQGCCNWQGLFPTIRERNSVMFNNETMADVHFVVGPPGGTQRVPGHKYVLAVGSSVFHAMFYGELAEDQDEIRIPDVEPPSFLAMLKYIYCDEIDLCADTVLATLYAAKKYIVPHLARACVNFLETSLSAKNACVLLSQSCLFEEPDLTQRCWEVIDAQAELALRSEGFCDIDTQTLESILRRETLNAKEMVVFEAALNWAEAECQRQDLTPTIENKRLMLGKAIYLIRIPTMALEDFANGAAQSGVLTLNETNDIFLWYTAANKPDLLFCTKPRKGLAPQRCHRFQSCAYRSNQWRYRGRCDSIQFAVDKRVFIAGFGLYGSSCGSAEYNAKIELKRQGVPMAQRIIKYFSDGSSSTFTVWFDYPVQIEPDTFYTASVVLDGNELSYFGQEGMTEVQCGKVTFQFQCSSDSTNGTGVQGGQIPELIFYA, from the exons ATGGCTGCAGAGCTGTTTCCCACCAAGAAGCTGGTCCCCTCCGCCTCAGCGAGCAGCACCACCTCCATCCAGCAGTACCAGCAGCAGAACCTgaccaacaacaacaccacctcCGCACAGGGCTGCTGCAACTGGCAGGGCCTGTTCCCGACCATCCGAGAGAG GAATTCAGTCATGTTCAACAATGAGACGATGGCAGATGTTCACTTTGTGGTCGGGCCGCCTGGCGGGACGCAGCGAGTGCCAGGACATAAG tACGTCCTGGCCGTCGGCAGCTCGGTGTTCCACGCCATGTTTTATGGAGAACTGGCCGAGGATCAGGACGAGATCCGGATCCCTGACGTGGAGCCTCCTTCGTTCCTGGCCATGTTGAA GTACATCTACTGTGATGAGATCGACCTGTGCGCTGACACAGTGCTCGCCACCCTCTACGCCGCCAAAAAGTACATCGTGCCTCACCTGGCCCGGGCCTGTGTCAACTTCCTGGAGACCAGCCTGAGCGCCAAGAACGCCTGCGTGCTGCTGTCTCAGAGCTGCCTGTTCGAGGAGCCCGACCTGACGCAGCGCTGCTGGGAGGTGATCGACGCTCAGGCGGAGCTCGCTCTGCGCTCCGAAGGCTTCTGCGACATCGACACCCAGACGCTGGAGAGCATCCTGCGGCGGGAGACGCTCAACGCCAAAGAGATGGTCGTGTTCGAGGCGGCGCTGAACTGGGCCGAGGCCGAGTGTCAACGACAAGACCTGACGCCCACTATCGAGAACAAGCGTCTGATGCTGGGGAAGGCCATCTACCTGATCCGCATCCCCACCATGGCGCTGGAGGACTTTGCCAACGGAGCGGCGCAGTCCGGTGTGCTCACGCTCAACGAGACCAACGACATCTTCCTGTGGTACACCGCCGCCAACAAGCCCGACCTGTTGTTCTGCACCAAGCCTCGGAAAGGCCTGGCGCCGCAGCGCTGCCACCGCTTCCAGTCCTGCGCCTACAGGAGCAACCAGTGGCGGTACCGAGGCCGCTGCGACAGCATCCAGTTCGCCGTGGACAAGCGCGTCTTCATCGCCGGCTTCGGCCTGTACGGCTCCAGCTGCGGCTCGGCCGAGTACAACGCCAAGATCGAGCTGAAGCGCCAGGGCGTGCCGATGGCCCAGAGGATCATCAAGTACTTCTCGGACGGCTCCAGCAGCACCTTCACCGTGTGGTTCGACTACCCGGTGCAGATCGAGCCAGACACCTTCTACACCGCCAGCGTGGTGCTGGACGGCAACGAGCTCAGCTACTTCGGTCAGGAGGGCATGACAGAGGTGCAGTGCGGGAAAGTGACCTTCCAGTTCCAGTGCTCCTCGGACAGCACCAACGGCACCGGAGTGCAGGGAGGCCAGATCCCCGAACTTATCTTCTACGCCTGA